From a region of the Tenggerimyces flavus genome:
- a CDS encoding ABC transporter permease — MGAYLIRRILQVIPVFIGTTLLVYWLMFAGSTDPLQALAGERPVTPAERLVLEERFNLNDPFILQYVKYLGRLLTGDLGQQLNGRDISNVLSTAWPITIRLALVAFAFTIVFGITAGILAGMRRKGVFDTTVLVSTLVVISIPVFVLGSTLQFLFGVQFRIFPVAVGGEATWFELLLPGMVLGALALATTARLTRTSIAENLRMDYVRTARSKGLPTARVVGVHVLRNSLIPVVTFLGAGLGDLMAGAIVTESIFNIPGVGFQIRQGIRAEDGPTVVTIVSILVLVYLIANLVVDVLYAVLDPRIRYD; from the coding sequence GTGGGCGCCTACCTGATACGACGGATCCTGCAGGTCATCCCGGTCTTCATCGGCACGACGCTGCTCGTGTACTGGTTGATGTTCGCCGGGAGCACCGACCCCCTTCAGGCCCTCGCCGGAGAACGGCCGGTCACCCCGGCCGAGCGGCTGGTGCTGGAGGAGCGGTTCAACCTGAACGATCCCTTCATCCTGCAGTACGTGAAGTACCTCGGCCGGCTCCTCACCGGAGACCTCGGCCAGCAGCTCAACGGCCGGGACATCTCCAACGTCCTCTCCACCGCCTGGCCGATCACGATCCGCCTCGCGCTCGTCGCGTTCGCGTTCACGATCGTGTTCGGCATCACCGCCGGCATCCTCGCCGGCATGCGGCGCAAGGGCGTCTTCGACACCACCGTGCTCGTGTCGACGCTGGTCGTCATCTCGATCCCGGTCTTCGTGCTGGGTTCGACGCTGCAGTTCCTGTTCGGCGTGCAGTTCCGGATCTTCCCGGTGGCTGTGGGCGGCGAGGCGACCTGGTTCGAGCTGTTACTGCCGGGCATGGTGCTCGGCGCGCTCGCGCTCGCGACGACCGCCCGGCTGACGCGGACGAGCATCGCCGAGAACCTCCGGATGGACTACGTACGGACCGCGCGGTCCAAGGGTCTGCCGACCGCGCGCGTGGTCGGTGTGCACGTGCTTCGCAACTCGCTGATCCCGGTCGTGACGTTCCTCGGCGCCGGCCTCGGCGACCTGATGGCTGGCGCGATCGTCACCGAGTCGATCTTCAACATCCCCGGAGTCGGGTTCCAGATCCGGCAGGGCATCCGGGCCGAGGACGGGCCGACGGTCGTGACGATCGTCAGCATCCTCGTTCTCGTCTACCTGATCGCCAACCTGGTCGTGGACGTCCTGTACGCCGTGCTCGACCCGAGGATCCGCTATGACTGA
- a CDS encoding ABC transporter permease, whose translation MTEQDTTARREEGVVAAGAAGAELVGRPRSLFGDAWRDLRHNPIFWVSAALILLLGVMAAFPSLFTSVSPTDCNLSRSFQPPGDKALFGYNLQGCDVFSRTVYGARASILVGLFSTTFAGLIAVVLGMLAGYFGGWVDVIISRVIDIVFGIPLLLGALVLLKSLSNRDVGIWGVVFTLGVFGWTTAARVMRSTVISTMQQDYVQAVRALGAGHLRIMLRHILPNAIAPVIVVLTILLGGFIAAEATLSFLGIGLQPPSISWGIDISDAQARIREAAHPLLFPAGFLSVTVLAFIMLGDAIRDAFDPRLR comes from the coding sequence ATGACTGAGCAAGACACGACCGCCCGCCGCGAGGAGGGTGTGGTCGCCGCTGGTGCCGCCGGCGCCGAGCTGGTCGGCCGGCCACGCAGCCTGTTCGGCGACGCGTGGCGGGACCTGCGCCACAACCCGATCTTCTGGGTTTCCGCCGCGCTCATCCTGCTGCTCGGGGTGATGGCGGCGTTCCCCAGCCTGTTCACCAGCGTCAGCCCGACCGACTGCAACCTGTCCCGGTCGTTCCAGCCGCCAGGTGACAAGGCGTTGTTCGGGTACAACCTGCAGGGCTGCGACGTCTTCTCGCGCACGGTCTACGGCGCCCGCGCGTCGATCCTCGTCGGGCTGTTCAGTACGACGTTCGCCGGGCTGATCGCGGTCGTCCTCGGCATGCTCGCCGGCTACTTCGGCGGCTGGGTCGACGTGATCATCTCGCGGGTGATCGACATCGTGTTCGGCATCCCGCTGCTGCTCGGCGCGCTGGTGCTGCTGAAGTCGCTGTCGAACCGCGACGTCGGCATCTGGGGCGTGGTGTTCACGCTCGGCGTGTTCGGCTGGACCACCGCGGCGCGGGTGATGCGTTCGACGGTGATCTCGACGATGCAGCAGGACTACGTGCAGGCCGTACGTGCGTTGGGCGCGGGGCACCTGCGCATCATGCTGCGGCACATCCTGCCGAACGCGATCGCGCCGGTCATCGTCGTTCTCACCATCCTGCTGGGCGGGTTCATCGCCGCGGAGGCGACGTTGAGCTTCCTCGGCATCGGCCTGCAACCACCATCGATCTCGTGGGGCATCGACATCTCCGACGCACAGGCCCGCATCCGCGAAGCGGCACACCCGTTGCTGTTCCCGGCTGGCTTCCTCAGCGTGACCGTGCTCGCCTTCATCATGTTGGGCGACGCGATCCGTGACGCATTCGACCCGAGGCTACGATGA
- a CDS encoding ABC transporter ATP-binding protein has translation MDVKPDDTADTSRHLLDVRDLRVEFHTHDGVVRALNGVSYYVNAGESLAVLGESGSGKSVSAQAIMGILDTPPAKVAGGTIRYRGEDMLTMREDQRRRIRGAEIAMVFQDALSALNPVFTVGFQISENLRRRLGMSKSDAYRRAVELMDLVRIPAAKDRVKDFPHQFSGGMRQRVMIAMALALDPAVLIADEPTTALDVTVQAQIMDLLADLRRDLDMALILITHDLGVVADVADRIAVMYAGRIVENANVHDLYSNPGHPYTEGLLASIPRVDLKGQQLKSIKGMPPNMLHPPSGCPFHPRCTYAQDICTQEDPPLRDVGVQRSSACHYAEEVLDGARD, from the coding sequence ATGGACGTGAAACCAGACGACACCGCCGATACGAGTAGGCACCTGCTGGACGTGCGCGATCTGCGGGTCGAGTTCCATACCCACGACGGCGTCGTACGCGCCCTGAACGGCGTGAGCTACTACGTCAATGCCGGCGAATCCCTCGCGGTGCTTGGCGAATCCGGCTCGGGCAAGAGCGTGTCGGCGCAGGCGATCATGGGCATCCTCGACACGCCGCCGGCCAAGGTCGCGGGCGGCACGATCCGCTATCGCGGCGAGGACATGCTGACGATGCGCGAGGATCAGCGCCGCCGGATTCGCGGCGCCGAGATCGCGATGGTGTTCCAGGACGCGCTGTCGGCGTTGAACCCGGTGTTCACCGTGGGCTTCCAGATCTCGGAGAACCTCCGCCGCCGGCTCGGGATGTCGAAGTCGGACGCGTACCGCCGGGCCGTGGAGCTGATGGATCTCGTCCGCATCCCAGCGGCCAAGGATCGGGTGAAGGACTTCCCGCACCAGTTCTCCGGCGGGATGCGGCAGCGCGTGATGATCGCGATGGCGTTGGCGTTGGACCCCGCGGTGCTGATCGCGGACGAGCCGACGACGGCGCTGGACGTGACCGTGCAGGCGCAGATCATGGACCTGCTGGCGGATCTGCGGCGCGACCTGGACATGGCGCTGATCCTCATCACGCACGACCTCGGCGTGGTGGCGGACGTCGCGGACCGGATCGCGGTGATGTACGCGGGGCGGATCGTCGAGAACGCGAACGTTCACGACCTCTACTCCAACCCCGGACACCCTTACACAGAAGGGCTGTTGGCCTCGATCCCGCGCGTCGACCTGAAGGGTCAACAGCTCAAGTCGATCAAGGGCATGCCGCCAAACATGCTGCACCCGCCGTCGGGATGCCCGTTCCATCCGCGGTGCACGTACGCGCAGGACATCTGTACGCAGGAGGATCCGCCGTTGCGCGACGTCGGAGTGCAACGTTCGAGCGCTTGCCACTACGCCGAGGAGGTCCTCGATGGC